The following are from one region of the Sandaracinus amylolyticus genome:
- a CDS encoding SDR family oxidoreductase, with product MSLREELRGKQVLVTGVTGFVAKVWVAFLLERAPEIGRIVLLARGKRGQSAASRVQRLFERSPCFRPLRDRHGDGFGAFLASRIEVVSGDARRPMLGIDERVLDELLPRLDAIVHIAGLTDFVPDPRDGVAVNVRGAQHAADLAARTRGKRLVHMSTCFVAGQGSRVVPEELTAGVAPNGTRFDPEGELLAIDSVCAAIDARLDKDDPAAARRERIDAGTRRALALGWPNLYTYTKGLSEHLLAIREDDLAVTIVRPSIVECAHETPFSGWNEGMNTSGPLVWLVGTPHRRMPFSPKHHFDVVPVDSVARGTTLALVSALRERDARGVRGVWQLASSDHNPLTLGRALDLSTLARRRQYAKSDDPFERFVLAHLESVLASRSASDDLVLPTARKATRALRDALVAFDPEHYLPSSLREKLGEGLAKRAQRAAKTLGNTSRTIGQVEQMLRVYQPFVWDDDLVFRTDTVREASAMLSDEDRALFGFDVHTIDWRRYWLEVQIPGLDTWSLPLLKGERAPEDPACVITPGLRELVAREAVRLGAPAAMVAMGEEAE from the coding sequence ATGAGCCTGCGTGAAGAGCTCCGCGGCAAGCAGGTCCTGGTCACGGGCGTGACCGGCTTCGTCGCGAAGGTGTGGGTCGCGTTCCTGCTCGAGCGCGCGCCCGAGATCGGGCGCATCGTGCTACTCGCGCGCGGCAAGCGCGGACAGAGCGCGGCGTCGCGGGTGCAGCGCCTCTTCGAGCGCTCGCCGTGCTTCCGCCCGCTGCGGGATCGACACGGCGACGGCTTCGGCGCGTTCCTCGCGTCGCGCATCGAGGTGGTCTCGGGCGACGCGCGCCGTCCGATGCTCGGCATCGACGAGCGTGTGCTCGACGAGCTGCTGCCGCGCCTCGACGCGATCGTGCACATCGCGGGGCTGACCGACTTCGTGCCCGATCCGCGCGACGGCGTCGCGGTGAACGTGCGCGGCGCGCAGCACGCCGCGGATCTCGCGGCGCGCACCCGCGGCAAGCGGCTCGTGCACATGAGCACGTGCTTCGTCGCGGGTCAGGGCTCGCGCGTCGTGCCCGAGGAGCTGACCGCGGGCGTCGCGCCGAACGGCACGCGCTTCGATCCCGAGGGCGAGCTGCTCGCGATCGACTCGGTGTGCGCGGCGATCGACGCGCGGCTCGACAAGGACGATCCCGCGGCCGCGCGGCGTGAGCGCATCGACGCGGGCACCCGGCGCGCGCTCGCGCTCGGTTGGCCGAACCTCTACACGTACACGAAGGGCCTCTCCGAGCACCTGCTCGCGATCCGCGAGGACGACCTGGCGGTCACGATCGTGCGCCCGTCGATCGTCGAGTGCGCGCACGAGACGCCGTTCTCGGGGTGGAACGAGGGGATGAACACCTCGGGCCCGCTGGTGTGGCTCGTGGGGACGCCCCACCGCCGCATGCCCTTCTCGCCGAAGCATCACTTCGACGTGGTGCCGGTCGACAGCGTCGCGCGCGGCACGACGCTCGCCCTGGTGAGCGCGCTCCGCGAGCGCGACGCGCGCGGGGTGCGCGGCGTGTGGCAGCTCGCGTCGTCGGATCACAACCCGCTGACGCTCGGTCGCGCGCTCGATCTCTCGACGCTCGCGCGGCGCCGTCAGTACGCGAAGAGCGACGATCCCTTCGAGCGCTTCGTGCTCGCGCACCTCGAGAGCGTGCTCGCGTCGCGCTCGGCGAGCGACGATCTCGTGCTGCCCACCGCGCGCAAGGCGACGCGCGCGCTGCGCGATGCGCTGGTCGCGTTCGACCCCGAGCACTACCTGCCCTCGTCGCTGCGCGAGAAGCTCGGCGAGGGATTGGCCAAGCGCGCGCAGCGCGCGGCGAAGACGCTCGGGAACACGTCGCGCACGATCGGCCAGGTCGAGCAGATGCTGCGCGTCTACCAGCCCTTCGTGTGGGACGACGATCTCGTCTTCCGCACCGACACGGTGCGCGAGGCGAGCGCGATGTTGAGCGACGAGGATCGCGCGCTCTTCGGGTTCGACGTGCACACGATCGATTGGCGCCGGTACTGGCTCGAGGTGCAGATCCCCGGGCTCGACACGTGGTCCTTGCCGCTCTTGAAGGGCGAGCGCGCGCCCGAGGATCCCGCGTGCGTGATCACGCCCGGACTGCGCGAGCTGGTGGCGCGTGAAGCGGTGCGTCTGGGCGCGCCGGCCGCGATGGTCGCGATGGGAGAAGAAGCGGAATGA
- a CDS encoding SDR family oxidoreductase, producing MTIFVTGGTGYLGSYVVTRLLEQHDDRLLLMVRGKTRDEAVTKLWNGLQLHMDAASFRAALERIDFVSGDLTMPGLGITGDERRRVTQSVDSVLHIAASLNRKSEKACLNSNLRGTLNVIQLARDVASARGGLRRFSHVSTVAVCGQRDREDVTEDASVDWDRSDYDPYGRTKKFCEHMVRELLPDVPKTFFRPSIVMGDSRHPRTTQFDMVRATCLLIDAPFVPMRADARVDIVNADYVGRAIADIHVKESPRYDCYHLSSGRASKRASEIDAVLTEKIAGRRAARFAPRLEKPFASLMNGMAGLPRSQASLVGSLFKVFMPYITFDTVFVNDRVCEELGETPIPFTEYCAGLYRWAKEQDYTFPYVALPAAPSVDHGAKNGAGAWA from the coding sequence ATGACGATCTTCGTCACCGGAGGAACCGGTTATCTGGGCTCGTACGTCGTGACGCGCCTGCTCGAGCAGCACGACGATCGGCTGCTGCTCATGGTGCGCGGCAAGACGCGCGACGAGGCGGTCACGAAGCTGTGGAACGGTCTGCAGCTCCACATGGACGCCGCGAGCTTCCGCGCCGCGCTGGAGCGCATCGACTTCGTGTCGGGCGACCTGACGATGCCCGGGCTCGGCATCACCGGCGACGAGCGCCGTCGCGTCACGCAGTCGGTGGACTCGGTGCTCCACATCGCGGCCTCGCTCAATCGGAAGAGCGAGAAGGCGTGCCTCAACTCGAACCTGCGCGGCACGCTCAACGTGATCCAGCTCGCGCGCGACGTCGCGAGCGCGCGCGGTGGGCTGCGCCGGTTCAGCCACGTGTCGACGGTCGCGGTGTGCGGGCAGCGTGATCGCGAGGACGTCACCGAGGACGCGTCGGTCGACTGGGATCGCAGCGACTACGATCCCTACGGGCGCACCAAGAAGTTCTGCGAGCACATGGTCCGCGAGCTCCTTCCGGACGTGCCGAAGACGTTCTTCCGCCCGTCGATCGTGATGGGCGACTCGCGCCATCCGCGCACGACGCAGTTCGACATGGTGCGCGCGACGTGCCTGCTGATCGACGCGCCCTTCGTGCCGATGCGCGCCGATGCGCGGGTCGACATCGTGAACGCCGACTACGTCGGGCGCGCGATCGCCGACATCCACGTGAAGGAGTCGCCGCGCTACGACTGCTATCACCTCTCGAGCGGCCGCGCGTCGAAGCGCGCGAGCGAGATCGACGCGGTGCTCACCGAGAAGATCGCGGGGCGTCGTGCCGCGCGCTTCGCGCCGCGCCTCGAGAAGCCCTTCGCGTCGCTCATGAACGGCATGGCGGGGCTGCCGCGCTCGCAGGCATCGCTCGTCGGATCGCTGTTCAAGGTGTTCATGCCGTACATCACGTTCGACACGGTCTTCGTGAACGATCGCGTGTGCGAGGAGCTCGGCGAGACGCCGATCCCGTTCACCGAGTACTGCGCGGGGCTCTATCGCTGGGCGAAGGAGCAGGACTACACGTTCCCCTACGTCGCGCTCCCTGCGGCGCCGAGCGTCGATCACGGCGCGAAGAACGGAGCGGGCGCATGGGCCTGA
- a CDS encoding polysaccharide pyruvyl transferase family protein, whose translation MGLSSKLFAQLAGRAAKAAAKRTKEALDPDRLLQLTMEGLVETARERHESEPSPRWRPGEPIKLLFAGYVGTRNTGADVRVEEMLRQFRHLFGDEHCDLSILTIDPSKTRGYFKTVKQVHVPQIFPKFLFDQVRAQHGVIACEGSMFKSKFASALTTMMAGALGLAVAEEKIAVGYGGEAGAMDASLEDMIRRTLGERALVLTRNDESSAILERLGVPTRVGTDTAWTYEGAPDELAEKLLRRAGWDEKKPVVVVCPIHPFWWPVKPDPLRAAVHGLTGAYEKSHFESIYFHEDGPEVDARFDRYIAGLAGALDDFRRAHDVFPVIVGMEALDRTACEALSKKLARRGAPAMFVSDEHEYREIVAVLRRASLIVSSRYHALVCSMPAAVPSVGVTMDERIRNLMRDRGQRDLLLNVDDEALDERLFEAMQRAWSDPDASRVAIERSVARSLVRQGEMGVHLVDHVRAHHPRFPFARHLGSSETGGDGDPIAHLPPLAARQRLILERWRAVELGALQA comes from the coding sequence ATGGGCCTGAGCAGCAAGCTCTTCGCGCAGCTCGCGGGCCGCGCTGCGAAGGCGGCGGCGAAGCGCACCAAGGAGGCGCTCGATCCCGATCGCCTGCTCCAGCTCACGATGGAAGGTCTCGTCGAGACCGCGCGCGAGCGGCACGAGAGCGAGCCCTCGCCGCGCTGGCGTCCCGGCGAGCCGATCAAGCTGCTCTTCGCGGGCTACGTCGGAACGCGCAACACCGGCGCCGACGTGCGCGTCGAGGAGATGCTGCGGCAGTTCCGGCATCTCTTCGGCGACGAGCACTGCGACCTCTCGATCCTCACGATCGATCCCAGCAAGACCCGCGGGTACTTCAAGACCGTCAAGCAGGTCCACGTCCCCCAGATCTTCCCGAAGTTCCTCTTCGATCAGGTGCGCGCGCAGCACGGCGTGATCGCGTGCGAAGGCTCGATGTTCAAGAGCAAGTTCGCGAGCGCGCTGACGACGATGATGGCCGGCGCGCTGGGCCTCGCGGTCGCGGAGGAGAAGATCGCGGTCGGCTACGGCGGCGAGGCGGGCGCGATGGACGCGTCGCTCGAGGACATGATCCGCCGGACGCTCGGTGAGCGCGCGCTGGTGCTCACGCGCAACGACGAGTCGAGCGCGATCCTCGAGCGGCTCGGCGTGCCGACGCGCGTGGGGACCGACACCGCGTGGACCTACGAGGGCGCGCCCGACGAGCTCGCGGAGAAGCTGCTGCGGCGCGCGGGCTGGGACGAGAAGAAGCCCGTCGTCGTGGTGTGCCCGATCCATCCGTTCTGGTGGCCGGTGAAGCCGGACCCGCTGCGCGCCGCGGTGCACGGGCTGACGGGCGCCTACGAGAAGAGCCACTTCGAGTCGATCTACTTCCACGAGGACGGGCCCGAGGTCGACGCGCGCTTCGATCGCTACATCGCGGGGCTCGCGGGCGCGCTCGACGACTTCCGGCGCGCGCACGACGTGTTCCCGGTGATCGTCGGCATGGAGGCGCTCGATCGCACGGCGTGCGAGGCGCTCTCGAAGAAGCTCGCGCGGCGCGGCGCGCCCGCGATGTTCGTGTCGGACGAGCACGAGTACCGCGAGATCGTCGCGGTGCTGCGGCGCGCGTCGCTGATCGTGTCGTCGCGTTACCACGCGCTCGTGTGCTCGATGCCGGCCGCGGTACCGAGCGTCGGCGTCACGATGGACGAGCGCATCCGCAACCTGATGCGCGATCGCGGCCAGCGCGATCTGCTGCTGAACGTCGACGACGAGGCGCTCGACGAGCGGCTCTTCGAGGCGATGCAGCGCGCGTGGTCGGATCCCGACGCGTCGCGTGTGGCGATCGAGCGCAGCGTCGCGCGCAGCCTGGTGCGGCAGGGCGAGATGGGCGTGCACCTCGTCGATCACGTGCGCGCGCACCATCCGCGCTTCCCGTTCGCGAGGCACCTCGGGTCGAGCGAGACCGGCGGCGACGGCGATCCCATCGCGCACCTTCCGCCGCTCGCGGCGCGGCAGCGCCTGATCCTCGAGCGCTGGCGCGCGGTCGAGCTGGGAGCACTGCAGGCATGA
- a CDS encoding AMP-dependent synthetase/ligase, which yields MSFVDVFLANLSEHPDRAFVTEVCCTGLAPGKERLVPTRGGRLREMIEQARHALRAAGVKPGDRVVLVAPNSARWIACDVAILAEGATCVPMYARQAANELVAMMRDCDPRVVIVDGAPLAEAIAAHAPPAPIVQLDALFAGHPPSTLDPGRRIDATSVATIIYTSGSSGEPKGVMTSVANVEHMLPVLDAKLRELTGTSGGRDRVFHYLPFCFAGSRMVLWACLFRANGLFLSTNLDDLARELRVAAPEYFLNVPALLERVRAGVEKKLAERPLPVRMLYERAIEAFRRERAGIARKRDRALLMAAKSALFPKIREQIGHQITGLICGSAPLAEETQAWFSDLVGIPVYQVYGLTETTAIVSIDRVDGVVPGRVGHPIPGCDVRLGEHGELQIRGPNVFRGYFRRDAATRDAFTDDGWFRTGDQATIDTRGLLQIIGRVKNILVPSSGHNVAPEPIEQLIMERVPSASHAVVIGHGRPYLVALLAGTADRGAIDRAIDEINEALPHYRRIRKVHVHQDPLTIESGMLTANQKLRRQAIEAHFAREIDALYA from the coding sequence ATGAGCTTCGTCGACGTCTTCCTCGCGAACCTGAGCGAGCACCCCGATCGCGCGTTCGTCACCGAGGTGTGCTGCACCGGGCTCGCGCCCGGGAAGGAGCGCCTCGTGCCCACGCGCGGCGGACGGCTGCGCGAGATGATCGAGCAGGCGCGCCACGCGCTGCGCGCGGCCGGCGTGAAGCCGGGCGATCGCGTGGTGCTCGTCGCGCCGAACTCGGCGCGCTGGATCGCGTGCGACGTGGCGATCCTCGCCGAGGGCGCGACCTGCGTGCCGATGTACGCGCGCCAGGCCGCCAACGAGCTCGTCGCGATGATGCGCGACTGCGATCCGCGGGTCGTGATCGTCGACGGAGCGCCGCTCGCCGAAGCGATCGCGGCGCACGCGCCGCCCGCGCCGATCGTGCAGCTCGACGCGCTGTTCGCGGGGCATCCCCCGAGCACGCTCGATCCGGGGCGACGGATCGATGCGACCAGCGTCGCCACGATCATCTACACGTCGGGCTCGAGCGGCGAGCCCAAGGGTGTGATGACGAGCGTCGCGAACGTCGAGCACATGCTGCCGGTGCTCGACGCGAAGCTGCGCGAGCTGACGGGCACGAGCGGCGGGCGCGATCGTGTCTTCCACTACCTGCCCTTCTGCTTCGCGGGATCGCGCATGGTCCTCTGGGCCTGCCTCTTCCGCGCGAACGGCTTGTTCCTCTCGACGAACCTCGACGACCTCGCGCGCGAGCTGCGCGTCGCGGCGCCCGAGTACTTCCTCAACGTGCCGGCGCTGCTCGAGCGCGTGCGCGCCGGGGTCGAGAAGAAGCTCGCGGAGCGCCCGCTGCCGGTGCGGATGCTCTACGAGCGCGCGATCGAGGCGTTCCGTCGCGAGCGCGCGGGCATCGCGCGGAAGAGAGATCGTGCGCTGCTGATGGCGGCGAAGAGCGCGCTCTTCCCGAAGATCCGCGAGCAGATCGGGCACCAGATCACCGGGCTGATCTGCGGCTCCGCGCCGCTCGCGGAGGAGACCCAGGCGTGGTTCTCGGACCTCGTCGGCATCCCCGTCTACCAGGTCTACGGGCTCACCGAGACCACCGCGATCGTGTCGATCGATCGCGTCGACGGAGTGGTGCCCGGGCGCGTCGGCCATCCGATCCCCGGATGCGACGTGCGGCTCGGCGAGCACGGCGAGCTGCAGATCCGCGGGCCCAACGTGTTCCGCGGGTACTTCCGGCGCGACGCGGCGACGCGCGATGCGTTCACCGACGATGGCTGGTTCCGCACCGGCGATCAGGCGACGATCGACACCCGCGGTCTGCTCCAGATCATCGGGCGCGTGAAGAACATCCTCGTGCCGAGCTCGGGGCACAACGTCGCGCCCGAGCCGATCGAGCAGCTGATCATGGAGCGCGTCCCGAGCGCGTCGCACGCGGTCGTGATCGGGCATGGTCGCCCCTACCTCGTCGCGCTGCTCGCGGGCACCGCGGACCGCGGCGCGATCGATCGCGCGATCGACGAGATCAACGAGGCGCTGCCGCACTACCGGCGCATCCGGAAGGTCCACGTGCACCAGGACCCGCTCACGATCGAGAGCGGAATGCTCACCGCGAACCAGAAGCTGCGGCGCCAGGCGATCGAGGCGCACTTCGCGCGCGAGATCGACGCGCTCTACGCGTGA
- a CDS encoding enoyl-CoA hydratase/isomerase family protein translates to MRYEGTQLSFDLGHGGVVEVRLHREPCNEIGLVMLGELERVAEAAHAPGVRAMVITSAVKRGFCAGADLRELHRENASRASEPVEARVREVRGFLDRIHAAFDAIDAAPITTIAAVHGVCFGGGFELALTCDLIVADKSARFCFPELRLGLIPGFGGIPRLERDVGNAVIRDLLLTGRSLGAARAQEIGLVSQLVAPGEHLSVAHRVAEQACRFDAATTKVAKAFLKPIPKERLAREKDVFCELFAGPVVAKALARFDADTSAMPYLPAKQDSA, encoded by the coding sequence ATGCGGTACGAAGGAACGCAGCTCTCGTTCGACCTGGGCCACGGCGGCGTGGTCGAGGTGCGCCTGCATCGCGAGCCGTGCAACGAGATCGGGCTCGTGATGCTCGGCGAGCTCGAGCGCGTCGCCGAGGCGGCCCACGCGCCGGGCGTGCGCGCGATGGTGATCACGAGCGCGGTGAAGCGCGGGTTCTGTGCGGGCGCCGATCTGCGCGAGCTGCATCGCGAGAACGCATCGCGCGCGAGCGAGCCGGTCGAGGCTCGAGTGCGCGAGGTGCGTGGCTTCCTCGATCGCATCCACGCCGCGTTCGACGCGATCGATGCGGCACCGATCACGACGATCGCCGCGGTGCACGGCGTGTGCTTCGGCGGCGGGTTCGAGCTCGCGCTCACGTGTGATCTGATCGTCGCCGACAAGAGCGCGCGCTTCTGCTTCCCCGAGCTGCGGCTCGGGCTGATCCCGGGCTTCGGCGGGATCCCGCGGCTCGAGCGCGACGTCGGCAACGCGGTCATCCGCGATCTGCTGCTGACGGGACGCAGCCTGGGCGCGGCGCGCGCGCAGGAGATCGGGCTCGTCTCGCAGCTCGTCGCGCCGGGCGAGCACCTCTCCGTCGCGCATCGCGTCGCAGAGCAGGCGTGCCGCTTCGACGCCGCGACGACGAAGGTCGCCAAGGCGTTCCTCAAGCCCATTCCGAAGGAGCGCCTCGCGCGCGAGAAGGACGTGTTCTGCGAGCTCTTCGCCGGCCCGGTGGTCGCGAAGGCGCTCGCGCGCTTCGACGCCGACACCTCGGCGATGCCCTACCTCCCCGCCAAGCAGGACTCTGCATGA
- a CDS encoding acyl carrier protein produces the protein MSTANDVLPRLMTLAAERFGKRSSELRPADDLFDALGIDSVEAMSLVTALEERFGIEIPDYEVQDVRTFEELATVIARRV, from the coding sequence ATGAGCACCGCGAACGACGTGCTGCCGCGCCTGATGACCCTCGCCGCCGAACGCTTCGGAAAGCGCTCGAGCGAGCTGCGCCCCGCCGACGATCTCTTCGACGCGCTCGGCATCGACAGCGTCGAGGCGATGTCGCTCGTCACCGCGCTCGAGGAGCGCTTCGGCATCGAGATCCCCGACTACGAGGTGCAGGACGTGCGCACCTTCGAAGAGCTCGCGACCGTGATCGCGCGGAGGGTCTGA
- a CDS encoding AMP-binding protein, which produces MMIPPEGYDSLGELLHDALVQWKSETALIEVDRRAEKKRLTYLDVRREVAPVARWLADRGVGPGDRVAIVMSNQARWPIAAIALFARGAVMVPLDYKLSGDEQVALLRHAGARALITEHPLLRRMKDLPAIDVLVSEAPESERSAQRWEDLDPDVIAPPVERRMRSDAASIVYSSGTGGRAKGCVLTHDAYLEQLGALMRLFPMRPGHKTFSVLPTNHAIDFMVGFLGPFACGSTVVHQRTLRPEFLVSTMREHRITHMALVPLLLAAFERAIDEKIDERPAWQRAALGLVSRANAELTRAKPDVALSRTLLGGVHHQLGGALELLFCGGAFVDRRRAERFYELGIPVVIGYGLTECCTVATVNDLRPFRADSVGRAVHGVEVRVHAPGADGVGEIWIRGRTVMREYWNDAELTARTITEDGWLRTGDLGWLDASAHLHLVGRSKNMIVTAGGKNVYPEDVESAFEGVACEELAVFASGYVWPRHAALTEEQLVIVVRTKSAAAMRDAEREIAARNRRLPEHKRVHAVLAWSDSFPRTASMKVKREALAEQLRAGARPEQLVALERASGAMLGGLS; this is translated from the coding sequence ATGATGATCCCGCCCGAAGGCTACGACTCGCTCGGAGAGCTGCTGCACGACGCGCTCGTGCAGTGGAAGAGCGAGACCGCGCTGATCGAGGTCGATCGGCGCGCCGAGAAGAAGCGCCTGACCTATCTCGACGTGCGTCGCGAGGTCGCGCCGGTCGCGCGCTGGCTCGCCGATCGCGGCGTGGGCCCTGGTGATCGCGTCGCGATCGTGATGAGCAACCAGGCGCGCTGGCCGATCGCGGCGATCGCGCTCTTCGCGCGCGGCGCGGTGATGGTGCCGCTCGACTACAAGCTCTCGGGCGACGAGCAGGTCGCGCTGCTGCGCCATGCCGGTGCACGCGCGCTGATCACCGAGCACCCGCTGCTGCGGCGCATGAAGGACCTGCCCGCGATCGACGTGCTGGTCTCCGAGGCGCCGGAGAGCGAGAGGAGCGCGCAGCGCTGGGAGGATCTCGACCCCGACGTGATCGCGCCGCCGGTCGAGCGACGCATGCGCAGCGACGCCGCGAGCATCGTGTACTCGTCGGGCACCGGAGGTCGCGCCAAGGGCTGCGTGCTCACCCACGACGCGTACCTCGAGCAGCTCGGCGCGCTGATGCGCCTCTTCCCGATGCGCCCGGGGCACAAGACGTTCTCGGTGCTCCCGACGAACCACGCGATCGACTTCATGGTCGGGTTCCTCGGGCCCTTCGCGTGTGGCTCGACCGTCGTGCACCAGCGCACGCTGCGGCCCGAGTTCCTCGTGTCGACGATGCGCGAACACCGCATCACGCACATGGCGCTCGTGCCGCTGCTGCTCGCCGCGTTCGAGCGCGCGATCGACGAGAAGATCGACGAGCGTCCGGCGTGGCAGCGCGCGGCGCTCGGGCTCGTCTCGCGTGCGAACGCGGAGCTCACCCGTGCGAAGCCCGACGTCGCGCTGAGCCGCACGCTGCTCGGCGGTGTGCACCATCAGCTGGGCGGCGCGCTCGAGCTGCTCTTCTGCGGCGGTGCGTTCGTCGATCGCCGCCGCGCCGAGCGCTTCTACGAGCTCGGGATCCCGGTGGTGATCGGCTACGGGCTCACCGAGTGCTGCACCGTCGCGACGGTCAACGATCTGCGCCCGTTCCGCGCGGACTCGGTCGGTCGCGCGGTGCACGGCGTCGAGGTGCGCGTGCACGCGCCCGGCGCCGACGGAGTCGGTGAGATCTGGATCCGCGGGCGCACCGTGATGCGCGAGTACTGGAACGACGCGGAGCTCACGGCGCGCACGATCACCGAGGACGGCTGGCTGCGCACCGGCGATCTCGGGTGGCTCGACGCGAGCGCGCACCTGCACCTCGTCGGTCGCAGCAAGAACATGATCGTCACCGCGGGCGGCAAGAACGTGTACCCCGAGGACGTCGAGTCGGCGTTCGAGGGCGTCGCGTGCGAGGAGCTCGCGGTGTTCGCGTCGGGCTACGTGTGGCCGCGCCACGCCGCGCTCACCGAGGAGCAGCTCGTCATCGTGGTGCGCACCAAGAGCGCGGCCGCGATGCGCGACGCAGAGCGCGAGATCGCCGCGCGCAATCGGCGGCTGCCCGAGCACAAGCGCGTGCACGCGGTGCTCGCGTGGAGCGACTCGTTCCCGCGCACCGCGTCGATGAAGGTGAAGCGCGAGGCGCTCGCGGAGCAGCTGCGCGCGGGCGCGCGTCCCGAGCAGCTCGTCGCGCTCGAGCGCGCGAGCGGCGCGATGTTGGGAGGTCTGTCGTGA
- a CDS encoding diacylglycerol/lipid kinase family protein → MTKWLAIVNPAAGGGRCGERADEAIETLRRGGMTIDVVRTEAPGHATTLARDAAASGRTHFLAVGGDGTTFEILNGLFPRREAGEPPTVAMLPLGTGNSFLRDFGIEGAEAAMDAILRAQSHPCDVLRIDHARGVLHSINIVGVGFSADVGALTNRRYKHLGAAGYVVAVLRTAIGLRSPTFPLRIDGGALDARPAILLSFCNSRCTAGTMRMAPNAEVADGMLDVIRIGPRSRLSFVSAFPSIFAGRHVKKEGVEEARAKRVELELDREVDTMIDGEVLPLRLRSIEVVPGALRVIA, encoded by the coding sequence GTGACGAAGTGGCTCGCGATCGTGAATCCGGCGGCGGGCGGTGGGCGCTGCGGCGAGCGCGCCGACGAGGCCATCGAGACGCTGCGACGCGGCGGCATGACGATCGACGTGGTGCGCACCGAAGCGCCGGGGCACGCGACGACGCTCGCGCGCGACGCGGCCGCGAGCGGGCGCACGCACTTCCTCGCGGTGGGCGGCGACGGCACGACGTTCGAGATCCTCAACGGGCTCTTCCCGCGCCGTGAAGCGGGCGAGCCCCCGACGGTCGCGATGCTCCCGCTCGGCACCGGCAACTCGTTCCTGCGCGACTTCGGGATCGAGGGCGCGGAGGCCGCGATGGACGCGATCCTGCGGGCCCAATCACACCCCTGCGACGTGCTGCGAATCGATCACGCGCGCGGCGTGCTGCACTCGATCAACATCGTCGGCGTCGGGTTCAGCGCGGACGTCGGCGCGCTCACGAACCGCCGCTACAAGCACCTCGGCGCGGCGGGCTACGTCGTCGCCGTGCTGCGCACCGCGATCGGCCTGCGCTCGCCGACGTTCCCGCTCCGCATCGACGGCGGCGCGCTCGACGCGCGCCCGGCGATCCTGCTCTCGTTCTGCAACAGCCGCTGCACCGCGGGCACGATGCGCATGGCGCCCAACGCCGAGGTCGCCGACGGGATGCTCGACGTGATCCGCATCGGGCCGCGCTCGCGCCTCTCGTTCGTCTCGGCGTTCCCCAGCATCTTCGCGGGACGGCACGTGAAGAAGGAAGGCGTCGAGGAAGCGCGCGCGAAGCGGGTGGAGCTCGAGCTCGATCGCGAGGTCGACACGATGATCGACGGCGAGGTGCTTCCGCTGCGGCTGCGATCGATCGAGGTCGTGCCCGGCGCGCTGCGGGTGATCGCATGA
- a CDS encoding lysophospholipid acyltransferase family protein, translating into MSELPPVPSESLQKPSLADYAKSAALWAAGLTYFVPASAGMVLTCATLGLDRSLAYQRWYAEWVIRLTGSKWRAHVHPDVDPKRPCVFVHNHTNHFDFVFMHNATPHYKRGLELESHFKYPVYGQMMKVRGGIAVKPGVKGQTPEVLANMREALKDGHAILTFPEGHRTTTGRLGPFRKGVFFLARDLEMPVVPVTVTGAYEMMRKGSLMIRPGHTMTVHVDAPIETAGMSDDEVPQLVDRVHAQMSGHIDDYWRAKGWPG; encoded by the coding sequence ATGAGCGAGCTGCCGCCCGTCCCGTCGGAGTCGCTGCAGAAGCCGTCGCTCGCCGACTACGCGAAGTCGGCCGCGCTCTGGGCCGCGGGGCTCACGTACTTCGTGCCCGCCTCGGCGGGGATGGTGCTCACGTGCGCGACGCTCGGGCTCGATCGCTCGCTCGCGTACCAGCGCTGGTATGCCGAATGGGTGATCCGTCTCACCGGATCGAAGTGGCGCGCGCACGTGCACCCCGACGTCGATCCCAAGCGCCCCTGCGTGTTCGTGCACAACCACACGAACCACTTCGACTTCGTCTTCATGCACAACGCGACGCCGCACTACAAGCGCGGGCTCGAGCTGGAGTCGCACTTCAAGTACCCGGTCTACGGGCAGATGATGAAGGTCCGCGGCGGCATCGCGGTGAAGCCCGGGGTGAAGGGCCAGACCCCCGAGGTGCTCGCGAACATGCGCGAGGCGCTCAAGGACGGGCACGCGATCCTCACGTTCCCCGAGGGCCATCGCACCACCACCGGACGACTCGGTCCCTTCCGCAAGGGCGTGTTCTTCCTCGCGCGCGATCTCGAGATGCCGGTGGTGCCGGTGACGGTGACCGGCGCGTACGAGATGATGCGCAAGGGGAGCCTGATGATCCGGCCGGGGCACACCATGACGGTGCACGTCGATGCGCCGATCGAGACCGCGGGCATGAGCGACGACGAGGTGCCGCAGCTCGTCGATCGCGTGCACGCCCAGATGTCGGGGCACATCGACGACTACTGGCGCGCGAAGGGATGGCCCGGATGA